Proteins from a genomic interval of Halopseudomonas litoralis:
- a CDS encoding phospholipase BipL has translation MDQAFLNSLVEQLPELEPGQPFNQAARQYASYYGIDFSADAAQHLGRITVDGFDVAVQVWRPSAPRGTLVLLHGYYDHMGLYQHLIRWALSQRLAVLAFDLPGHGLSSGARASIDCFLRYQQVLDGVLEQGRLWKLPAPWHFLGQSTGGAILIDRLLHGPMPEQAGQTILMAPLVRPRQWGVSQFSLKLLGGFIQQLGRRFTDNSTDLDFLEFIRQHDPLQAQVLPVAWVQALDKWIPRIETAVPAAHRPLIVQGQADGTVDWQHNIKVLQDKFDAPELFYLPKARHHLANEKPRYRRQYLDWLGERLGY, from the coding sequence ATGGACCAAGCGTTTCTGAATTCCCTCGTCGAACAACTGCCGGAGCTGGAGCCGGGTCAACCGTTCAATCAGGCCGCCAGACAGTATGCCAGCTACTACGGCATCGATTTCAGTGCCGATGCAGCTCAGCATCTGGGGCGTATTACCGTCGATGGCTTCGACGTTGCCGTACAGGTCTGGCGGCCATCGGCGCCACGCGGCACGCTGGTTCTGTTGCATGGCTATTACGATCACATGGGGTTGTATCAGCACCTGATTCGTTGGGCGCTCAGCCAGCGCCTGGCGGTACTGGCATTCGACTTGCCGGGGCACGGATTGTCCAGTGGCGCGCGGGCGAGTATCGATTGCTTCCTGCGTTATCAGCAGGTGCTTGATGGTGTGCTTGAACAGGGTCGGTTGTGGAAGTTGCCCGCGCCATGGCATTTCCTCGGGCAGAGCACCGGCGGCGCGATTCTCATCGACCGGCTATTGCATGGTCCCATGCCGGAGCAGGCCGGGCAGACGATTTTGATGGCACCTCTGGTTCGGCCGCGGCAGTGGGGCGTTTCGCAGTTCAGTCTCAAACTGTTGGGAGGCTTTATCCAGCAGTTGGGACGACGCTTTACCGATAACTCGACCGATCTGGATTTTCTCGAATTCATTCGTCAGCACGACCCGCTGCAGGCGCAGGTATTGCCGGTGGCCTGGGTGCAGGCGTTGGACAAGTGGATTCCGCGTATCGAGACGGCCGTGCCGGCAGCGCATCGCCCCTTGATAGTGCAGGGGCAGGCTGATGGTACGGTGGACTGGCAGCATAATATCAAGGTGCTGCAGGACAAGTTCGATGCTCCCGAGCTGTTCTACCTGCCCAAGGCGCGCCATCATCTGGCTAATGAAAAGCCCAGGTATCGCCGGCA